A single Pan troglodytes isolate AG18354 chromosome X, NHGRI_mPanTro3-v2.0_pri, whole genome shotgun sequence DNA region contains:
- the VMA21 gene encoding vacuolar ATPase assembly integral membrane protein VMA21 isoform X1 — MLGSPCRPQLSDRDAGEDQRSREFRGRRSRRPPRRTMLRGKSRLNVEWLGYSPGLLLEHRPLLAGRTPRSHRRNESSLASTLKTLLFFTALMITVPIGLYFTTKSYIFEGALGMSNRDSYFYAAIVAVVAVHVVLALFVYVAWNEGSRQWREGKQD; from the exons ATGCTCGGGTCTCCTTGCCGCCCCCAGCTCAGCGACCGAGACGCAGGCGAGGACCAGCGTTCACGCGAGTTCAGGGGGCGGCGTAGCCGCCGCCCGCCCAGGAGGACCATGTTGCGCGGCAAGTCCCGGCTCAACGTGGAGTGGCTGGGCTACTCGCCAGGCCTGCTCCTCGAGCACAGGCCCCTCCTGGCAGGGCGCACGCCGCGGAGCCACCGCCG AAATGAAAGCTCATTAGCATCTACACTGAAGACGCTCCTGTTCTTCACAGCTTTAATGATCACTGTTCCTATTGGGTTATATTTCACAACTAAATCTTATATATTTGAAG GCGCCCTTGGGATGTCCAATAGGGACAGCTATTTTTACGCTGCTATTGTTGCAGTGGTCGCCGTCCATGTGGTGCTGGCCCTCTTTGTGTATGTGGCCTGGAATGAAGGCTCACGACAGTGGCGTGAAGGCAAACAGGATTAA
- the VMA21 gene encoding vacuolar ATPase assembly integral membrane protein VMA21 isoform X2: MLRGKSRLNVEWLGYSPGLLLEHRPLLAGRTPRSHRRNESSLASTLKTLLFFTALMITVPIGLYFTTKSYIFEGALGMSNRDSYFYAAIVAVVAVHVVLALFVYVAWNEGSRQWREGKQD; this comes from the exons ATGTTGCGCGGCAAGTCCCGGCTCAACGTGGAGTGGCTGGGCTACTCGCCAGGCCTGCTCCTCGAGCACAGGCCCCTCCTGGCAGGGCGCACGCCGCGGAGCCACCGCCG AAATGAAAGCTCATTAGCATCTACACTGAAGACGCTCCTGTTCTTCACAGCTTTAATGATCACTGTTCCTATTGGGTTATATTTCACAACTAAATCTTATATATTTGAAG GCGCCCTTGGGATGTCCAATAGGGACAGCTATTTTTACGCTGCTATTGTTGCAGTGGTCGCCGTCCATGTGGTGCTGGCCCTCTTTGTGTATGTGGCCTGGAATGAAGGCTCACGACAGTGGCGTGAAGGCAAACAGGATTAA
- the VMA21 gene encoding vacuolar ATPase assembly integral membrane protein VMA21 isoform X4, translated as MERPDKAALNALQPPEFRNESSLASTLKTLLFFTALMITVPIGLYFTTKSYIFEGALGMSNRDSYFYAAIVAVVAVHVVLALFVYVAWNEGSRQWREGKQD; from the exons ATGGAGCGCCCGGATAAGGCGGCGCTGAAcgcactgcagcctcctgagttcag AAATGAAAGCTCATTAGCATCTACACTGAAGACGCTCCTGTTCTTCACAGCTTTAATGATCACTGTTCCTATTGGGTTATATTTCACAACTAAATCTTATATATTTGAAG GCGCCCTTGGGATGTCCAATAGGGACAGCTATTTTTACGCTGCTATTGTTGCAGTGGTCGCCGTCCATGTGGTGCTGGCCCTCTTTGTGTATGTGGCCTGGAATGAAGGCTCACGACAGTGGCGTGAAGGCAAACAGGATTAA
- the VMA21 gene encoding vacuolar ATPase assembly integral membrane protein VMA21 isoform X5 has product MGNRNESSLASTLKTLLFFTALMITVPIGLYFTTKSYIFEGALGMSNRDSYFYAAIVAVVAVHVVLALFVYVAWNEGSRQWREGKQD; this is encoded by the exons ATGGGGAATAG AAATGAAAGCTCATTAGCATCTACACTGAAGACGCTCCTGTTCTTCACAGCTTTAATGATCACTGTTCCTATTGGGTTATATTTCACAACTAAATCTTATATATTTGAAG GCGCCCTTGGGATGTCCAATAGGGACAGCTATTTTTACGCTGCTATTGTTGCAGTGGTCGCCGTCCATGTGGTGCTGGCCCTCTTTGTGTATGTGGCCTGGAATGAAGGCTCACGACAGTGGCGTGAAGGCAAACAGGATTAA